Proteins encoded by one window of Pseudomonas sp. LS44:
- a CDS encoding WbuC family cupin fold metalloprotein, giving the protein MSSPRFLDQALFGELADLAAANPRGRQHHNFHAMEEPCHRLAVGLQPNTYIPPHRHLSADKAETLLVLKGRLGLLIFSVDGELLEQRELVAGGDCVGVDLPPGVFHSLVVLEPDTLMFECKAGPYRPVGDGELAPWAPREGEAGAPAYLAWMRSLFA; this is encoded by the coding sequence ATGAGCAGCCCACGTTTTCTCGATCAAGCCTTGTTCGGTGAGCTGGCGGATCTAGCTGCGGCCAACCCGCGCGGCCGCCAGCACCATAATTTTCACGCCATGGAAGAGCCTTGCCACCGTCTGGCGGTTGGCTTGCAGCCCAATACCTACATCCCGCCGCATCGCCACCTGAGCGCCGACAAGGCGGAAACCCTGCTGGTGCTAAAGGGTCGGCTGGGTTTGCTGATTTTCAGCGTTGACGGCGAGCTGCTGGAGCAACGCGAATTGGTCGCCGGCGGCGATTGCGTCGGCGTCGACCTACCGCCTGGGGTATTCCACAGCTTGGTGGTGCTGGAGCCTGACACTCTGATGTTCGAGTGCAAGGCCGGCCCCTACCGTCCGGTGGGTGATGGCGAACTGGCCCCTTGGGCGCCGCGCGAAGGTGAGGCCGGCGCCCCGGCCTACTTGGCCTGGATGCGTTCGCTGTTCGCCTGA
- a CDS encoding CPXCG motif-containing cysteine-rich protein, with translation MLETQAYQCPYCGEPVEALLDLSGGDQQYIEDCPVCCRPIVFDLRSDGMEWSLDVRTEND, from the coding sequence ATGCTGGAAACGCAGGCGTATCAGTGCCCTTACTGCGGCGAGCCGGTCGAGGCGTTGCTGGATTTGTCGGGCGGCGATCAGCAATACATCGAGGATTGCCCGGTGTGCTGTCGGCCGATCGTCTTCGACTTGCGCAGCGACGGTATGGAATGGTCCCTGGACGTGCGTACGGAGAACGATTGA
- a CDS encoding YajG family lipoprotein: MLHRLLFGLIAVTGLTLGGCALSPQQLSPQPKLTSSLTAVGQGQPVVVRVVDGRPSPSLGTRGGLYAETSAITVTSADIVPKLQAQAEAAVRLLGYTPTPNAYNAPQLTLTLAELKYQSPKEGMYVTEANISASFRADVQNASRRYSGRYGASLNQRFGTAPNEQTNTKLVGDVLSDAMTRAFKDPTIGQMLGQ, translated from the coding sequence ATGTTGCATCGTTTGTTGTTTGGTTTGATCGCTGTCACCGGCCTGACCCTGGGCGGTTGTGCCCTCAGCCCGCAACAACTCAGCCCGCAGCCCAAGCTGACCAGCTCCCTGACCGCGGTCGGTCAAGGTCAGCCAGTGGTGGTGCGGGTGGTTGATGGTCGTCCTTCGCCGTCGCTGGGTACCCGCGGTGGTTTGTATGCGGAAACCAGCGCGATCACCGTCACCAGCGCCGATATCGTCCCCAAGCTGCAGGCCCAGGCCGAGGCCGCGGTGCGTTTGCTCGGCTACACGCCGACGCCGAACGCTTATAACGCGCCGCAGCTGACCCTGACCTTGGCCGAGCTGAAGTATCAGTCGCCGAAAGAAGGCATGTACGTCACCGAGGCGAACATCAGTGCCTCGTTCCGCGCCGATGTGCAGAACGCTAGCCGTCGCTACAGTGGCCGTTACGGCGCTTCGCTGAATCAGCGCTTCGGTACCGCGCCGAATGAGCAGACCAACACCAAGCTGGTCGGCGATGTGCTCAGCGATGCCATGACTCGGGCGTTCAAAGACCCGACTATTGGCCAGATGCTCGGTCAGTGA
- a CDS encoding 1-acyl-sn-glycerol-3-phosphate acyltransferase — MMGEFDAIRPYADAEVPAVLARLLTDQAFLEIITRFRFPRLAKSFGWLLKPLIAHRLKREFNGIDSVARLQDKVEPYVDHTIERATDGISYSGVEQLQAGSAYLFLANHRDIVMDPAFVNYAVYHAGLPTPRIAIGDNLLQKPYVSDLMRLNKSFIVHRSLSNRREKLAAFQLLSAYINHSIRADGESVWIAQAEGRAKDGDDRTDSAILKMFHMSRKNEAFADVVRELRVTPVAISYEYDPCDQAKARELYIRASTGDYTKVPGEDDQSIGLGITGYKGRVHLSFCAPISAPPADAKLLASEIDRQILSSYRLFPVHYLAYAQWDQRDPALAVPSAAELFPAAELAAAQAEWQKRLAVCPAEQRPYLILQYANPVRNHYRITAGLEL, encoded by the coding sequence ATGATGGGCGAATTCGATGCCATCCGACCTTACGCCGACGCCGAAGTCCCCGCGGTGCTGGCGCGCCTGCTGACCGATCAGGCATTCTTGGAAATCATCACGCGCTTCCGCTTTCCGCGGCTGGCCAAATCGTTTGGCTGGCTGCTTAAACCTCTTATAGCTCATCGGTTGAAACGCGAGTTCAACGGCATCGATTCGGTGGCCCGCCTGCAGGATAAAGTCGAACCCTACGTCGACCACACCATCGAGCGCGCCACCGATGGCATCAGCTATTCCGGCGTCGAACAGCTGCAGGCCGGCAGCGCCTATCTGTTCCTCGCCAACCACCGCGACATTGTCATGGACCCGGCGTTCGTCAACTACGCGGTGTACCACGCCGGTTTGCCAACCCCGCGCATCGCCATTGGCGACAACCTGCTGCAGAAGCCGTATGTCAGCGACCTGATGCGTCTGAACAAGAGCTTTATCGTGCACCGCTCACTGAGCAATCGCCGCGAGAAGCTGGCGGCGTTCCAGCTGCTGTCGGCCTACATCAATCATTCAATCCGCGCGGACGGCGAATCGGTGTGGATCGCCCAAGCCGAGGGGCGTGCCAAAGACGGCGACGACCGTACCGACTCGGCGATCCTCAAGATGTTCCACATGAGCCGCAAAAACGAGGCGTTTGCCGACGTGGTGCGCGAGCTGCGCGTGACGCCGGTGGCGATCAGCTACGAATACGATCCCTGCGACCAAGCCAAGGCCCGCGAGCTGTATATCCGCGCCAGCACCGGGGATTACACCAAGGTACCGGGCGAGGATGACCAGAGCATCGGCCTGGGCATCACCGGCTACAAAGGCCGCGTGCACTTGAGCTTCTGCGCGCCAATCAGCGCGCCGCCCGCCGACGCCAAGCTGCTGGCCAGCGAAATCGACCGGCAGATTCTCAGCAGTTATCGCCTGTTTCCCGTGCATTACCTGGCCTACGCCCAGTGGGATCAGCGCGATCCGGCACTCGCGGTACCGAGCGCTGCGGAACTGTTCCCCGCCGCCGAGCTGGCCGCTGCCCAGGCCGAATGGCAAAAGCGCCTGGCCGTCTGCCCTGCCGAGCAGCGTCCGTACCTGATCCTGCAATACGCCAATCCGGTGCGAAATCACTACCGGATCACCGCTGGGCTGGAGCTGTAA
- a CDS encoding VOC family protein, whose protein sequence is MQVEPYLFFNGRCEEAMAFYGKAIGAKTSYLMRFKEAPEAESNGSNDPEKIMHANLQIGANQIMCSDGMNEGPTNFAGFSLSIAVTSPEQAKQLFDALADGGQVTMPLQQTFWAKSFGMLVDRFGVPWMINCEQ, encoded by the coding sequence ATGCAAGTCGAACCGTATCTATTCTTCAATGGTCGCTGCGAAGAGGCGATGGCGTTCTACGGCAAAGCCATCGGCGCGAAAACCTCCTACCTGATGCGCTTCAAAGAGGCTCCGGAGGCCGAGAGCAACGGCTCTAACGATCCGGAAAAAATCATGCATGCCAATCTGCAGATCGGCGCCAACCAGATCATGTGTTCGGACGGCATGAATGAGGGCCCGACCAATTTCGCCGGTTTTAGCTTGTCGATTGCCGTTACCAGCCCGGAACAGGCGAAACAGTTGTTCGATGCGCTGGCGGACGGTGGTCAGGTAACCATGCCGCTGCAGCAAACCTTCTGGGCGAAAAGCTTCGGCATGCTGGTCGACCGCTTCGGCGTGCCATGGATGATTAACTGCGAGCAGTGA
- the dauA gene encoding C4-dicarboxylic acid transporter DauA, with protein sequence MTLPPLFAAWRQVLRAGYGWSALRGDISAGLTVGIIAIPLAMALAIAVGVAPQHGLYTVLIAAPLIALTGGSRFNVSGPTAAFVVILLPITQQFGLGGLLLCTMLAGLILISLGLLRAGKLIQFIPYPVTLGFTAGIGIVIATLQLKDLLGLQPGGQPQNYVEQLQALALALPSAHAGDALVALVCLAVLILWPRWVPKVPGHLVALAVGALFGLLLERIGLPVATLGERFSYSLDGVTHAGIPPFLPSLAWPWQLPDANGQPLRLSFELFRQLLSPAFAIAILGAIESLLCAVVADGMTGSKHDPNAELLGQGLGNLAAPLFGGITATAAIARSAANIRAGACSPLAAIIHAGVVLVAILLLAPLFSYLPMAALAALLLMVAWNMSEARHVAHTLRIAPRNDVLVLLTCLSLTVLFDMVMAVGVGLLLAAGLFIKRISDLTDTAELPKRLYRELHDLPAHVQAYAIRGPLFFGAAEKALSVLRRFNPEVRVVVVEMSAVPLLDMTALAALDNVLRDYRQQGIGLILVGTTAQVRLKLRRAGVQRADGLLAFVRNLQQAREKALQWLNPEPAQANSERIQAK encoded by the coding sequence ATGACTTTGCCACCGCTGTTCGCCGCCTGGCGCCAGGTGCTGCGCGCCGGTTATGGCTGGAGCGCCCTGCGCGGCGATATCAGTGCCGGCCTTACCGTCGGCATCATCGCCATTCCCCTGGCCATGGCCCTGGCGATCGCCGTCGGAGTGGCGCCGCAGCATGGCCTGTACACGGTGCTGATCGCCGCCCCGCTGATCGCCCTGACCGGCGGCTCGCGCTTCAACGTCAGCGGCCCGACTGCCGCGTTCGTGGTGATCCTGCTGCCGATCACCCAGCAGTTCGGCCTCGGTGGCCTGCTGCTGTGCACCATGCTGGCCGGGCTGATCCTCATCAGCCTCGGCCTGCTGCGCGCCGGCAAGCTGATCCAGTTCATTCCCTATCCGGTGACGCTGGGCTTTACCGCCGGCATCGGCATCGTCATCGCCACTCTGCAGCTCAAGGACCTGCTCGGCCTGCAGCCGGGCGGCCAGCCGCAGAACTATGTGGAGCAGTTGCAGGCGTTGGCGCTGGCTCTGCCCAGTGCCCATGCCGGCGATGCCCTGGTGGCGCTGGTCTGCCTGGCGGTGCTAATCCTCTGGCCGCGCTGGGTGCCCAAGGTGCCAGGGCACCTGGTCGCCCTCGCGGTCGGCGCGCTGTTCGGCCTGCTGCTGGAACGCATCGGCCTGCCGGTGGCGACTCTCGGCGAACGCTTCAGCTACAGCCTCGACGGCGTGACCCACGCCGGCATCCCGCCCTTCCTGCCGAGCCTGGCCTGGCCCTGGCAGCTGCCCGACGCTAACGGCCAGCCGCTACGCCTGTCCTTCGAGCTGTTTCGCCAACTGCTCTCCCCGGCCTTCGCCATTGCCATACTCGGCGCGATTGAATCACTGCTGTGCGCCGTGGTTGCCGACGGAATGACCGGCAGCAAACACGATCCGAACGCCGAACTGCTCGGCCAAGGCCTGGGCAATCTGGCCGCCCCGCTGTTCGGCGGCATCACCGCCACGGCCGCCATCGCCCGCAGCGCCGCGAACATCCGCGCCGGCGCCTGTTCGCCGCTGGCGGCGATCATCCATGCCGGCGTGGTGCTGGTGGCGATTCTGCTGCTCGCGCCGCTGTTCAGCTATCTGCCGATGGCCGCGCTGGCGGCCCTGCTGCTGATGGTGGCGTGGAACATGAGCGAGGCCCGCCATGTCGCTCACACCCTGCGCATCGCTCCACGCAACGACGTGCTGGTGCTGCTGACCTGTCTGTCGCTCACCGTGCTGTTCGACATGGTCATGGCGGTGGGCGTCGGCCTACTGCTGGCGGCCGGCCTGTTCATCAAGCGCATCAGCGACCTGACCGATACCGCCGAATTGCCCAAGCGCCTGTACCGGGAGCTCCACGACCTGCCCGCGCATGTGCAGGCCTATGCGATCCGCGGCCCGCTGTTCTTCGGCGCCGCGGAAAAGGCACTGAGCGTGCTGCGCCGCTTCAATCCGGAGGTACGGGTCGTGGTGGTGGAGATGAGCGCGGTGCCGCTGCTGGACATGACCGCCCTGGCGGCGCTGGATAACGTGTTGCGCGATTACCGCCAACAGGGCATCGGCCTGATTCTGGTCGGCACCACCGCGCAGGTGCGCCTGAAGTTGCGGCGCGCCGGGGTGCAGCGCGCCGACGGCCTGCTGGCCTTCGTCCGCAACCTGCAACAAGCGCGCGAGAAGGCCTTGCAATGGTTGAACCCGGAACCGGCTCAGGCGAACAGCGAACGCATCCAGGCCAAGTAG
- a CDS encoding DUF2007 domain-containing protein → MQRIYDPQDLIEAELLVGMLASEGVDAHVVGGHLLGAIGELPACGLLGLLVVNEQAERARNLIAAYNTAQPLPGDEPDSFPGVLLC, encoded by the coding sequence ATGCAGCGAATCTATGATCCGCAGGATTTGATCGAGGCCGAACTACTGGTCGGCATGTTGGCCAGCGAGGGCGTCGATGCGCATGTGGTCGGTGGCCACCTGCTCGGTGCGATTGGCGAGCTGCCGGCGTGCGGCTTGCTGGGTCTGCTGGTGGTCAACGAGCAGGCCGAGCGCGCGCGCAACCTGATCGCTGCGTACAATACCGCGCAGCCTCTGCCGGGCGATGAGCCCGATAGCTTTCCCGGCGTGTTGCTCTGCTGA
- the mqo gene encoding malate dehydrogenase (quinone), with protein MCRQSSAVDLGEALMAQNEIETVDALLVGAGIMSATLAVLLKELDPGIKLEIVELQESGAIESSNPWNNAGTGHAGLCELNYTAEAADGSVDIKKAVNINTQFEVSKQFWAYLIAKGAFTSPREFINPIPHLSFVRGAKGVNFLKNRFAAMSKHHAFAEMEYSEDRATMTEWMPLMMANRPADEPIAATRVLGGTDVNFGALTSQLLGYLNKQTASEVKCNQKVTGLQRTANGWRVEIKDTQSGQAREVNARFVFLGAGGGALPLLQMSGIPESKGFGGFPVSGQWLRCDNQEVVKQHQAKVYSQAEVGAPPMSVPHLDTRVVDGKTSLLFGPYAGFSTKFLKHGSFLDLPLSVRPSNLGPMLAVARDNMDLTRYLIKEVMQSQEQRLDALRKFYPDAKTEDWRLEIAGQRVQIIKKDPKKGGILQFGTELVAAEDGSIAALLGASPGASVTVSIMLELIERCFAGKARDEWVGKLAEIFPAREKTLESDAELYRKVSEHSDQLLQLANKSSVAAASV; from the coding sequence ATATGTCGTCAATCTAGTGCTGTAGATCTTGGAGAAGCGTTAATGGCGCAGAACGAAATTGAAACCGTGGACGCGTTGCTGGTAGGCGCTGGCATCATGAGTGCCACCCTGGCCGTGCTGCTGAAAGAGCTCGACCCCGGCATCAAACTTGAAATCGTCGAGTTGCAGGAGTCCGGAGCGATCGAAAGCTCCAACCCCTGGAACAACGCCGGCACCGGCCACGCCGGCCTGTGCGAGCTGAACTACACGGCGGAAGCGGCTGACGGCTCGGTCGACATCAAGAAAGCCGTGAACATCAACACCCAGTTCGAGGTGTCGAAACAGTTCTGGGCCTATCTGATCGCCAAAGGTGCCTTCACCTCGCCGCGCGAATTCATCAACCCGATCCCGCACCTGAGCTTCGTGCGTGGCGCCAAGGGTGTGAACTTCCTCAAGAACCGTTTCGCCGCGATGAGCAAGCACCATGCTTTCGCCGAGATGGAATACAGCGAAGACCGCGCCACCATGACCGAGTGGATGCCGCTGATGATGGCCAACCGGCCGGCCGACGAGCCCATCGCCGCGACTCGCGTGCTGGGCGGCACCGACGTCAACTTCGGCGCACTGACCAGCCAACTGCTCGGTTACCTGAACAAGCAGACCGCTTCCGAGGTCAAGTGCAACCAGAAAGTAACCGGCCTGCAACGCACCGCTAACGGCTGGCGCGTCGAAATCAAAGACACCCAGAGCGGCCAGGCTCGCGAAGTCAACGCGCGCTTCGTGTTCCTCGGCGCTGGCGGTGGTGCTCTGCCGTTGCTGCAGATGTCCGGCATCCCGGAAAGCAAAGGCTTCGGTGGTTTCCCAGTGAGCGGCCAATGGCTGCGCTGCGACAACCAGGAAGTGGTCAAACAGCATCAGGCCAAGGTCTACAGCCAGGCCGAAGTCGGCGCCCCGCCGATGTCGGTTCCGCACCTCGACACGCGCGTCGTCGACGGCAAGACCTCCCTGCTGTTCGGCCCGTATGCCGGGTTCAGCACCAAGTTCCTCAAACACGGCTCGTTCCTCGACCTGCCGCTGTCGGTGCGGCCGAGCAACCTCGGCCCGATGCTGGCCGTGGCGCGCGACAACATGGACCTGACCCGCTACCTGATCAAGGAAGTGATGCAGTCCCAGGAACAGCGTCTGGACGCCCTGCGCAAGTTCTACCCGGATGCCAAGACCGAGGACTGGCGCCTGGAGATTGCTGGCCAGCGCGTGCAGATCATCAAGAAAGACCCGAAAAAAGGCGGCATCCTGCAGTTCGGTACCGAGTTGGTCGCGGCTGAAGACGGCTCCATCGCCGCCCTGCTCGGCGCCTCGCCGGGCGCGTCGGTGACCGTGTCGATCATGCTCGAGCTGATCGAGCGCTGCTTCGCCGGCAAGGCCCGTGACGAGTGGGTCGGCAAACTGGCGGAAATCTTCCCGGCGCGGGAAAAAACCCTGGAAAGCGATGCCGAGCTGTACCGCAAGGTCAGCGAGCACAGCGATCAACTGCTGCAGTTGGCCAACAAGAGCTCGGTTGCTGCAGCCAGCGTCTGA
- a CDS encoding PA4642 family protein: MRKDKKQVIGEEVGDEQIKLFLAVEPGDATPPSLHKLVKAYRGLRVDDFERFVGFFVAAGYDLSAKDDQGNDFIALIRDQRQAEPYIEVIEAARG; this comes from the coding sequence ATGCGCAAAGACAAGAAACAGGTGATTGGCGAAGAGGTCGGCGACGAGCAGATCAAGCTGTTCCTCGCGGTGGAGCCGGGCGATGCCACGCCGCCGTCGCTGCACAAGCTGGTCAAGGCCTATCGCGGTCTGCGCGTTGATGACTTCGAGCGTTTCGTAGGCTTCTTCGTGGCCGCTGGCTACGACCTGAGCGCCAAGGATGACCAGGGCAATGACTTCATCGCCCTGATCCGCGACCAGCGTCAGGCTGAGCCCTATATTGAAGTGATCGAAGCCGCCCGCGGTTAA